A genomic window from Massilia sp. METH4 includes:
- the prsT gene encoding XrtA/PEP-CTERM system TPR-repeat protein PrsT, protein MRNKRMAAALALVFAAITGCSKDESPEQLIAQAKQYESKGDSKAAIIQLKNALQAAPDDAAARFALGRLYLKTGDAVSAEKELQRAIKLGSNRTEALPLLAKALLLQNKPQAVLDEIASLPPTASLLSLRGDALLALQKVDDSRQAFESALKLEPNNSEALRGLARHAMLKNDAAEVVRLADQAVAHHPADVDTLLFRADLDKAMGQLDAARAVYDKALKVAPDTAAAYLQKAYIDIGQRKYDDARADLAALKKLAPQNILAYHAQAQLAFAEGKYKQALDSVQVVLKVAPEHLPSQLLAGATHFALGSLPQAEQHLKKYVESDPRNVQARKMLASVYLGSSQPREALAQLAPFLDTSTDPALINIGGRAYLNLKQYDKATATYRRAIELQPTHAQSHIGLGLARMSMGDADGAVAAMRKGVELSPPTAIDAGIVLATTHLRLKQNDAAVAVLDQMLKRAPDNAVLLNLAGGAQLGKGDRAAARAAFQKSLQAQPSFFTAADNLARMELADKKLEPARQHYQAFLDKNPGSAQAMLALADIAIIDKKPADAIKWLEQAHAASPKVAGPGLRLTQQYLAAGEKRKALALISAMQVESPDDPQLLDMLGRVQAANDNKAAALEAYGRLAALQPRTTGMTARLAAAYEELGERGLAAEILRKASAERPDDVSLVLARAAVETRRGNYDQAVMFARDAQGRMPNRIPALIVEAEIREAQRKPELAIPVYQRALDLDKKSSPLRLKLANAYVHAGDPEEALKLVQRWRAESPKDRAIAVYLGERYFAHKKYQAAIDTFTGLLKEVPDNGIILNNLALAYAAVNDPRAVETAERALKALPQSGAVMDTLGWMLVEQGNLGRGLPLLKQAIAAEPNAADIRYHLAAALAKNNDKASARKELETLLSRKDDVAQAEQARALLKQL, encoded by the coding sequence ATGAGAAACAAGCGGATGGCCGCGGCCCTCGCGTTGGTCTTCGCGGCCATCACCGGGTGCTCCAAGGACGAGTCGCCCGAACAGTTGATCGCCCAGGCAAAACAGTATGAGAGCAAGGGCGACAGCAAGGCGGCGATCATCCAGCTGAAGAACGCCCTGCAGGCGGCGCCCGACGATGCCGCCGCCCGCTTCGCCCTGGGGCGCCTGTACCTGAAGACCGGCGACGCCGTCTCCGCGGAGAAGGAATTGCAGCGAGCCATCAAGCTCGGCAGCAACCGGACGGAAGCGTTGCCGCTGCTGGCCAAAGCACTGCTGTTGCAGAACAAGCCGCAAGCCGTATTGGATGAGATCGCTTCCTTGCCGCCTACCGCATCGCTGCTGAGCCTGCGCGGGGACGCCTTGCTCGCGCTGCAGAAGGTGGACGACTCGCGCCAGGCGTTCGAAAGCGCGCTGAAACTGGAGCCGAACAACAGCGAGGCGCTGAGGGGGCTCGCGCGCCACGCCATGTTGAAGAACGACGCTGCCGAGGTGGTGCGTTTGGCGGACCAGGCGGTAGCGCACCATCCGGCCGATGTCGACACGCTGTTGTTCCGTGCCGATCTCGACAAGGCGATGGGGCAACTCGACGCGGCCCGGGCGGTGTACGACAAGGCCTTGAAGGTCGCGCCGGACACCGCGGCAGCCTATCTGCAAAAAGCCTACATCGACATCGGCCAGCGCAAGTACGACGATGCCCGCGCCGACCTCGCGGCATTGAAGAAGCTGGCGCCACAGAACATCCTTGCCTACCATGCGCAGGCACAGCTCGCGTTTGCGGAAGGAAAGTACAAGCAGGCACTGGACAGCGTCCAGGTCGTACTGAAGGTCGCGCCCGAGCACCTTCCCAGCCAATTGCTGGCCGGCGCAACCCACTTCGCCCTGGGCTCGCTCCCGCAGGCCGAACAGCACCTGAAAAAGTATGTCGAGTCGGATCCGCGCAATGTGCAGGCGCGCAAGATGCTAGCCTCGGTCTACCTCGGCTCCAGCCAGCCGCGCGAAGCGCTCGCGCAACTGGCGCCATTCCTCGACACCTCGACCGATCCCGCCCTGATCAACATCGGTGGCCGCGCCTACCTGAACCTGAAGCAATACGACAAGGCCACCGCGACCTATCGTCGTGCCATCGAGCTGCAGCCCACGCACGCCCAGTCCCATATCGGCCTGGGCCTGGCCAGGATGAGCATGGGGGATGCCGACGGCGCAGTGGCCGCCATGCGCAAGGGTGTGGAACTGAGCCCGCCGACGGCGATCGATGCCGGCATCGTGCTGGCCACCACGCACCTGCGCCTGAAGCAGAATGACGCGGCCGTGGCGGTGCTCGACCAGATGCTCAAGCGTGCGCCGGACAACGCCGTGCTGCTCAATCTCGCCGGCGGTGCACAGTTGGGCAAGGGCGACCGCGCGGCGGCCCGCGCGGCATTCCAGAAATCGCTGCAGGCGCAGCCCTCGTTCTTCACCGCCGCGGATAACCTGGCGCGGATGGAGCTGGCGGACAAGAAACTGGAACCGGCGCGCCAGCACTACCAGGCCTTCCTCGACAAGAATCCCGGCAGTGCGCAGGCAATGCTCGCCCTGGCCGACATCGCGATCATCGACAAGAAGCCGGCGGACGCGATCAAGTGGCTCGAACAGGCCCATGCGGCAAGCCCGAAAGTGGCGGGACCGGGCCTTCGGCTGACACAGCAATACCTGGCCGCCGGCGAAAAGCGCAAGGCCCTGGCACTAATCTCCGCGATGCAGGTTGAAAGCCCGGACGATCCGCAGTTGCTCGACATGCTCGGCCGCGTCCAGGCGGCAAACGACAACAAGGCGGCGGCGCTGGAAGCCTACGGGCGCCTCGCGGCCCTGCAACCGCGCACGACGGGCATGACCGCCCGCCTGGCGGCTGCCTACGAGGAACTGGGCGAGCGCGGCCTGGCGGCCGAGATCCTGCGCAAGGCGAGCGCCGAGCGCCCGGACGATGTCTCGCTGGTCCTGGCCCGCGCCGCCGTGGAAACCCGCCGCGGCAATTACGACCAGGCGGTCATGTTCGCCCGTGATGCGCAGGGACGCATGCCCAACCGCATCCCCGCACTGATCGTGGAGGCGGAAATCCGCGAAGCCCAGCGCAAGCCCGAGCTCGCCATCCCGGTCTATCAGCGCGCCCTGGACCTGGACAAGAAGTCTTCCCCCCTGCGGCTCAAGCTGGCCAATGCATACGTGCACGCGGGTGATCCCGAAGAAGCGTTGAAGCTGGTCCAGCGCTGGCGCGCGGAAAGTCCGAAGGACAGGGCGATCGCCGTGTACCTCGGCGAACGGTACTTCGCACACAAGAAGTACCAGGCCGCGATCGACACCTTCACGGGCTTGCTGAAGGAAGTGCCGGACAATGGCATAATCCTCAACAATCTGGCGCTGGCCTACGCGGCCGTGAACGACCCGCGCGCCGTGGAAACGGCGGAGCGGGCCCTGAAGGCACTGCCGCAAAGCGGCGCCGTGATGGATACGCTCGGCTGGATGCTGGTCGAGCAAGGCAACCTCGGCCGGGGCTTGCCCCTGTTGAAACAGGCCATCGCCGCCGAGCCCAACGCGGCCGACATCCGCTATCACCTGGCGGCCGCGCTTGCAAAGAACAACGACAAGGCATCGGCCCGCAAGGAACTGGAAACCCTGCTGTCCCGCAAGGACGATGTGGCGCAGGCCGAGCAGGCGCGCGCCCTGCTGAAACAGCTGTGA
- a CDS encoding nucleotide sugar dehydrogenase has protein sequence MENDQIVAVVGLGYVGLPLAVEFGKKRATIGFDLSEAKVENYKRFVDPTGEVSTDDLKAARHLTVTTDPAALAQADYIVVAVPTPVDIAHNPDFGPLVGASTSVGKHMKRGAIVVYESTVYPGATEEVCIPILEKQSGLKWKEDFHVGFSPERINPGDKQHTLTTILKVVSGDDAATLEAVAQLYESIITAGVYRASSVKVAEAAKVIENTQRDLNIALMNELAIIFDKIGIDTLEVLQAAGTKWNFLPFRPGLVGGHCIGVDPYYLTHKAEMIGYHPQVILAGRRINDGMAKFVAEKTVKEMIATGCHVKGAKVNVLGLTFKENCPDLRNSKVADVVAELQSYGLDVHVYDPVADAGEAMHEYGIKLDSWETLPRADAVVAAVSHKELLALSLTDLAAKLNDGGCFIDVKSQFPLSGLREAGYAVWRL, from the coding sequence ATGGAAAACGATCAAATCGTTGCAGTAGTGGGACTGGGCTATGTGGGTTTGCCCCTGGCAGTGGAGTTCGGCAAGAAGCGTGCAACTATCGGTTTTGACCTATCGGAGGCCAAGGTCGAGAATTACAAGCGATTCGTCGATCCCACCGGCGAAGTCTCGACGGATGACCTGAAAGCGGCGCGCCACCTGACGGTGACCACCGACCCGGCGGCGCTGGCGCAGGCCGACTACATCGTGGTCGCCGTGCCGACCCCGGTCGACATTGCGCACAATCCCGATTTCGGCCCCCTGGTCGGCGCATCCACCAGCGTCGGCAAGCACATGAAGCGCGGTGCCATCGTGGTCTACGAATCGACCGTGTATCCCGGCGCCACCGAGGAAGTCTGCATTCCGATCCTGGAGAAGCAATCCGGCCTCAAGTGGAAAGAGGATTTCCATGTCGGCTTCTCGCCGGAACGCATTAACCCGGGCGACAAGCAGCACACACTGACCACCATCCTGAAGGTCGTCTCCGGCGACGACGCGGCCACGCTCGAAGCGGTCGCGCAACTGTACGAGTCGATCATCACCGCCGGCGTATACCGCGCCTCGAGCGTGAAGGTGGCCGAGGCGGCGAAAGTGATCGAGAATACCCAGCGCGACCTGAACATCGCGCTGATGAATGAACTGGCCATCATCTTCGACAAGATTGGCATCGACACGCTCGAAGTGCTGCAGGCCGCCGGCACCAAGTGGAACTTCCTGCCGTTCCGGCCGGGCCTGGTGGGCGGCCACTGCATCGGCGTCGATCCCTATTACCTGACGCACAAGGCCGAGATGATCGGCTATCACCCGCAGGTGATCCTGGCGGGCCGCCGCATCAACGACGGCATGGCGAAGTTCGTTGCCGAAAAAACGGTGAAGGAAATGATCGCCACCGGCTGCCACGTGAAGGGCGCCAAGGTGAACGTGCTGGGGCTGACCTTCAAGGAAAACTGCCCGGACCTGCGCAACTCGAAGGTGGCCGACGTGGTGGCCGAACTGCAATCGTATGGGCTGGACGTGCACGTCTACGACCCGGTGGCCGACGCCGGCGAAGCCATGCACGAATACGGCATCAAGCTGGACAGCTGGGAAACGCTGCCCCGCGCCGATGCCGTCGTGGCGGCGGTATCGCACAAGGAACTGCTGGCGCTGTCGCTGACCGACCTCGCAGCCAAGCTGAACGATGGTGGCTGCTTCATCGACGTGAAGTCGCAGTTCCCGTTGTCCGGCCTGCGCGAGGCGGGTTACGCCGTCTGGCGCCTGTAA
- a CDS encoding SDR family oxidoreductase — translation MGDVSKFDDLAKHLRGRQYRWLVTGAAGFIGSNLVEALLKLGQRVTGLDNFATGHQHNLDQVRAAVGEGAWAAFHFVEGDIRDAGTCARACEGSDFVLHEAALGSVTRSLEDPQRTHDVNVTGFVNMLVAARDAKVRRFVYAASSSTYGDHPGLPKVEDRIGKPLSPYAVTKYVNELYADVFARCYGIEAIGLRYFNVFGPRQDPQGAYAAVIPQWVAAMIANRPVFINGDGETSRDFCFIDNVVQANLLAALATAPGAANTVYNVALNERTSLNQLYHMMRELLQERFPHLQGAQPQYKDFRAGDVRHSQADITRARESLGYAPTHDIAAGLREAMDWYVQHLASAS, via the coding sequence ATGGGCGACGTGAGCAAGTTCGACGACCTGGCGAAACACCTGCGCGGCCGGCAGTACCGCTGGCTGGTGACCGGTGCCGCCGGCTTCATCGGTTCCAACCTCGTCGAAGCCTTGCTCAAGCTCGGCCAGCGCGTGACGGGCCTGGACAATTTCGCCACCGGCCACCAGCATAATCTCGACCAGGTGCGCGCGGCCGTCGGCGAGGGGGCATGGGCGGCTTTCCACTTCGTCGAAGGCGATATCCGCGATGCCGGCACGTGCGCCCGTGCCTGCGAAGGCAGCGACTTCGTGCTGCATGAAGCCGCCCTGGGCTCCGTCACCCGCTCGCTCGAGGATCCGCAACGCACGCATGACGTCAATGTGACGGGCTTCGTCAACATGCTGGTGGCGGCGCGCGATGCGAAGGTCAGGCGCTTCGTCTACGCCGCCTCGAGTTCCACCTATGGCGACCACCCCGGCCTGCCGAAGGTCGAGGACCGCATCGGCAAGCCGCTGTCACCGTATGCGGTGACGAAATACGTGAACGAACTGTATGCCGACGTGTTCGCGCGGTGCTACGGCATCGAGGCGATCGGCCTGCGCTACTTCAACGTGTTCGGCCCGCGCCAGGACCCGCAGGGCGCCTATGCCGCCGTGATCCCGCAGTGGGTCGCCGCGATGATCGCCAACCGCCCCGTGTTCATCAACGGCGATGGCGAAACGAGCCGCGACTTCTGCTTCATCGACAACGTGGTGCAGGCCAATCTGCTGGCGGCGCTGGCGACGGCGCCGGGCGCGGCCAACACGGTCTACAACGTTGCGCTCAACGAGCGCACCAGCCTCAACCAGCTGTATCACATGATGCGCGAATTGCTGCAGGAACGTTTCCCGCACCTGCAGGGCGCGCAACCGCAATACAAGGACTTCAGGGCCGGCGACGTGCGCCATTCGCAGGCCGATATCACCCGGGCGCGCGAATCACTGGGCTATGCGCCGACGCACGACATCGCCGCTGGTCTCAGGGAAGCGATGGATTGGTACGTGCAGCACCTGGCAAGCGCCAGCTGA
- a CDS encoding TIGR03013 family XrtA/PEP-CTERM system glycosyltransferase: MLRISNHYISKVVFSLLFLEVLILIGSFYVGAGLRIFDGEEFVLPKLDHFFMSACVFAAAIVFSMSALGMYQVKVSEGLRNPIFMQLMPSFAMGFCILTLVFYVAPDLYFGRGILVLVFCISGTGIVLARMVFLKTAELSILESRIIFVGCGNLAKECGELVTRSGNYHKYHIAGYVPVPGEDVSVPRDRLLALEPGKPLVQLAQQYRVSEIVVSVQNRRGGTFPIKELLDCKLYGISVTDSTTFFERETCQIRVDSVQPSWLVFGGGFDQSWVRAFMKRSFDVAASLLLLLVSLPVMLVTALAIYIEDRAPIFYSQERVGMDGHVFRVLKFRSMFTNAEQGGKPQWAAKNDPRITRVGNIIRKLRIDELPQILNVLKGEMSFVGPRPERPYFVEQLTERVPYYNVRHSIKPGITGWAQVRYGYGDSVDDAVQKLQYDLYYVKNNSLLLDVLVLIDTFKVVMFRGGR; encoded by the coding sequence ATGTTGAGAATCTCCAACCACTACATATCCAAGGTAGTGTTCAGCCTGTTGTTCCTGGAAGTCCTGATCCTCATCGGTTCTTTCTATGTGGGTGCCGGCCTGCGCATCTTCGACGGCGAAGAGTTCGTGCTGCCGAAGCTCGATCATTTCTTCATGTCCGCCTGCGTCTTCGCCGCCGCGATCGTGTTCTCGATGAGCGCACTGGGCATGTACCAGGTCAAGGTCAGCGAAGGCTTGCGCAATCCGATCTTCATGCAGCTGATGCCATCGTTCGCGATGGGCTTCTGCATCCTTACGCTGGTGTTCTACGTGGCGCCGGACCTGTATTTCGGCCGCGGCATCCTGGTGCTGGTGTTCTGCATTTCGGGCACCGGCATCGTGCTGGCGCGCATGGTGTTCCTGAAGACGGCCGAACTGTCGATCCTCGAGTCGCGCATCATCTTCGTCGGCTGCGGCAACCTGGCCAAGGAATGCGGTGAACTGGTCACCCGCAGCGGTAACTATCACAAGTACCACATTGCCGGCTATGTGCCGGTACCCGGCGAGGATGTGTCCGTGCCGCGCGACCGGCTGCTGGCGCTGGAGCCGGGCAAGCCCCTCGTGCAACTGGCCCAGCAGTATCGCGTCAGCGAGATCGTGGTGTCGGTGCAGAACCGGCGTGGCGGAACGTTCCCGATCAAGGAACTGCTCGACTGCAAGCTCTACGGCATCAGCGTCACCGATTCCACCACGTTCTTCGAGCGCGAGACATGCCAGATCCGCGTCGATTCCGTGCAGCCGAGCTGGCTGGTATTCGGCGGCGGGTTCGACCAGAGCTGGGTGCGCGCGTTCATGAAGCGCAGCTTCGACGTTGCCGCCAGCCTGTTGCTGCTGCTGGTGTCGCTGCCGGTGATGCTGGTCACGGCGCTTGCGATCTACATCGAGGACCGGGCACCGATCTTCTATTCGCAGGAGCGGGTGGGCATGGACGGCCACGTGTTCCGCGTGCTGAAATTCCGCAGCATGTTCACCAACGCGGAACAGGGCGGCAAGCCGCAGTGGGCCGCGAAGAACGACCCGCGCATCACGCGCGTGGGCAACATCATCCGCAAGCTGCGGATCGACGAACTGCCGCAGATCCTGAACGTGCTGAAAGGCGAGATGAGCTTCGTCGGCCCTCGCCCCGAGCGGCCGTACTTCGTCGAACAGTTGACCGAGCGCGTACCGTATTACAACGTGCGGCACAGTATCAAGCCGGGCATCACCGGCTGGGCCCAGGTTCGCTATGGCTATGGCGACTCGGTCGATGACGCGGTGCAGAAGCTGCAGTACGACCTGTACTACGTGAAGAACAACAGCCTGCTCCTCGACGTGCTGGTGCTGATCGACACGTTCAAGGTCGTGATGTTCCGCGGAGGCCGCTGA
- the prsK gene encoding XrtA/PEP-CTERM system histidine kinase PrsK, translating to MPVSTASFSYASAALAFAILCGPLLTRWRGRPHTRLIAMACGAMVPWSAVMVGLAYGAVPPIAAELAELLRNAGWTAVLFAMLGQLRPAGGARRRSGVLNAALALYLLLAAVILAGAALPAGLLFRVMAIGHVGMAVLGMLLVEQLYRNAGTQSRWAMKFACLGVGGIFAYDFYMYSDMLLFRELSRELWTARGIVNALTVPLLALSLLRSASWHGHLAVSRRMLFHSAALIGSAIYLLAMSSAAYYLRFVGGSWGSLMQLVFLFGASLLLLGILFSGSFRAWLKVFISKHFYRYNYDYREEWLSFTRTLSHPGPGLGERTIQALAALVESPGGALWIRRDGRCEPVAYWQTTPNAVAEPADSPFCRFMEQKQWVVDLGERIAGEPVLPEWLRTFPRAWLAVPLMLHGRLLGFVVLQQPRSPVALNWEVLDLLKVAGTQAASYVAQQEADNALMLARQFDSFNRLSTFVVHDLKNLVAQLSLLTANAEKHRDNPEFQRDMQDTVSYSVQKMKLMLQKLSRTATPERARPLAVDQLLAGAVALKAAFEPKPVLDVARTGLMVLADAERLERVLGHLVQNAIEATPRDGRVWVRVDGSGDTITIEVGDTGQGMSDEFVRERLFKPFDSTKSAGMGIGAFESREYIHELGGQLDVRSAPGQGTTFTVRLPLYRADAIGAAA from the coding sequence ATGCCGGTCAGTACCGCATCCTTCAGTTACGCCAGCGCCGCGCTGGCGTTTGCCATTCTGTGCGGGCCGTTGCTGACGCGCTGGCGCGGCCGGCCGCACACGCGTCTGATCGCCATGGCATGCGGCGCGATGGTGCCGTGGAGCGCGGTGATGGTCGGGCTGGCGTACGGTGCGGTACCGCCGATCGCCGCCGAGCTGGCCGAACTGTTGCGCAACGCGGGCTGGACGGCGGTGCTGTTCGCGATGCTGGGCCAGTTGCGTCCGGCAGGCGGGGCGCGGCGGCGCAGCGGGGTCCTGAACGCCGCGCTGGCCCTGTACTTGTTGTTGGCGGCAGTAATTCTCGCGGGCGCGGCGCTGCCCGCGGGCCTGCTCTTCCGCGTGATGGCGATCGGCCACGTCGGCATGGCGGTGCTCGGCATGCTGCTGGTCGAGCAGCTGTACCGCAATGCCGGCACGCAGAGCCGCTGGGCCATGAAGTTCGCCTGCCTCGGGGTGGGTGGGATCTTCGCGTACGACTTCTACATGTACAGCGACATGCTGCTGTTCCGTGAACTGAGCCGGGAGCTATGGACGGCGCGCGGCATCGTCAACGCCCTGACCGTGCCGCTGCTGGCGCTGTCGCTGCTGCGCAGCGCTTCGTGGCACGGGCACCTGGCCGTCTCGCGCCGCATGCTGTTCCACTCCGCCGCACTGATCGGCTCGGCGATCTACTTGCTGGCGATGAGTTCGGCCGCGTATTACCTGCGTTTCGTCGGCGGCAGCTGGGGCTCGCTGATGCAGCTGGTGTTCCTGTTCGGCGCGTCGCTGCTCTTGCTGGGCATCCTGTTTTCCGGGAGCTTCCGGGCCTGGCTGAAGGTCTTCATCAGCAAGCATTTTTACCGCTACAACTACGACTATCGCGAGGAGTGGCTGAGCTTCACCCGCACGCTGTCGCATCCGGGGCCCGGCCTGGGCGAGCGCACGATCCAGGCCCTGGCCGCGCTCGTGGAGAGTCCCGGCGGCGCGCTCTGGATCCGGCGCGATGGCAGGTGCGAGCCGGTGGCGTACTGGCAGACGACACCGAACGCGGTGGCCGAGCCGGCCGATTCGCCGTTCTGCCGCTTCATGGAACAAAAGCAGTGGGTGGTGGACCTGGGCGAACGGATCGCGGGCGAACCGGTGCTGCCCGAGTGGCTGCGGACCTTCCCCCGCGCATGGCTGGCGGTGCCGCTGATGCTGCATGGCCGGCTGCTCGGCTTCGTAGTGCTGCAACAGCCGCGCAGCCCGGTCGCCCTGAACTGGGAAGTGCTGGACCTGCTGAAAGTGGCCGGCACGCAGGCGGCCAGTTACGTGGCTCAGCAGGAGGCCGACAATGCGTTGATGCTGGCGCGCCAGTTCGACTCGTTCAACCGCCTGTCCACATTCGTGGTGCACGACTTGAAGAACCTGGTGGCCCAGCTGTCGCTGTTGACGGCCAATGCGGAAAAACATCGCGACAATCCGGAATTCCAGCGCGACATGCAGGATACGGTAAGCTATTCCGTGCAAAAGATGAAACTGATGCTGCAAAAGCTCAGCCGCACCGCCACGCCGGAACGGGCGCGGCCGCTTGCCGTCGACCAGCTGCTGGCGGGCGCCGTGGCGCTGAAGGCGGCGTTCGAGCCCAAGCCTGTGCTGGACGTGGCCCGGACCGGACTCATGGTGCTGGCCGATGCCGAGCGGCTGGAACGGGTGCTGGGGCACCTGGTACAGAATGCGATCGAGGCCACGCCGCGCGACGGGCGGGTATGGGTACGCGTCGACGGCAGCGGGGACACGATCACGATCGAGGTCGGCGACACGGGGCAAGGCATGAGCGACGAATTCGTGCGCGAGCGGCTGTTCAAGCCGTTCGATTCCACGAAGTCCGCCGGCATGGGCATCGGCGCCTTCGAAAGCCGGGAATATATTCACGAGCTGGGCGGCCAGCTCGACGTGCGCAGCGCGCCGGGGCAAGGCACCACCTTCACGGTGCGCCTGCCGCTGTATCGCGCCGACGCGATCGGTGCCGCCGCCTGA
- the prsR gene encoding PEP-CTERM-box response regulator transcription factor produces the protein MTQTKPKLLIIEDDPGLQKQLRWSLDAYDVVVAGDREAALAQLRRHEPAVVTMDLGLPPDPDGATEGLATLEQILALAPDTKVIVLTGNQDRGHAVKAIAMGAYDFHQKPCEPDLLGLVIQRAFVLHGLQQEHRRLQQGQADSPLSGVISRDPGMLKVCRNIEKVAPSSATVMVLGESGTGKEVLARALHQLSPRAKERFMAINCAAIPETLLESELFGYEKGAFTGAVKQTKGKVELANGGTFFLDEVGDLPMALQAKLLRFLQERVIERVGGHEEIPVDVRIICATHQNLKALAASGKFREDLYYRLSEIVLTIPPLRDRNGDAVLLAQHFKNRFCAQEGRPALHFTPDALAQIARHDWPGNVREMENCIKRAVIMADGPAITAEDLGLGLGPVEDEPLNLRQVRDEAEYGAIVKALARVDGNILKAAELLGVSRPTLYDLMDRHAIRPTVASA, from the coding sequence GTGACGCAAACCAAACCGAAGCTGTTGATCATCGAGGACGATCCGGGCCTGCAGAAGCAGCTGCGCTGGAGCCTGGACGCCTACGACGTGGTGGTGGCAGGCGACCGCGAAGCGGCATTGGCGCAGTTGCGCCGCCACGAGCCGGCCGTGGTGACGATGGACCTGGGCCTGCCGCCCGATCCGGATGGGGCCACCGAGGGCCTCGCGACCCTGGAACAGATCCTGGCGCTGGCACCGGACACCAAGGTGATCGTCCTGACCGGCAACCAGGATCGCGGCCATGCCGTGAAGGCAATCGCGATGGGCGCCTATGACTTTCACCAGAAACCGTGCGAACCCGATCTGCTGGGCCTGGTGATCCAGCGGGCGTTCGTGCTGCATGGCTTGCAGCAGGAGCACCGCCGGCTTCAGCAGGGCCAGGCCGACTCGCCCCTGTCCGGCGTCATCAGCCGCGATCCCGGCATGCTGAAGGTGTGCCGCAATATCGAGAAAGTGGCGCCCAGTTCCGCCACCGTGATGGTGCTGGGCGAGAGCGGCACCGGCAAGGAAGTGCTGGCCCGCGCATTGCATCAGCTGTCGCCGCGGGCAAAGGAACGCTTCATGGCGATCAATTGCGCGGCGATTCCCGAAACACTGCTCGAATCGGAGCTGTTCGGCTACGAGAAGGGCGCATTCACGGGCGCGGTCAAGCAGACCAAGGGCAAGGTCGAACTGGCCAACGGCGGCACCTTCTTCCTCGACGAAGTGGGCGACCTGCCGATGGCGCTGCAGGCCAAGCTGCTGCGCTTCCTGCAGGAACGCGTCATCGAGCGCGTGGGCGGCCACGAGGAGATCCCGGTCGATGTGCGGATCATCTGCGCCACGCACCAGAACCTGAAGGCGCTGGCCGCCAGCGGCAAGTTCCGCGAAGACCTGTATTACCGCCTGTCGGAAATCGTGCTGACGATCCCGCCGCTACGCGACCGTAACGGCGACGCGGTCCTGCTGGCCCAGCATTTCAAGAACCGCTTCTGCGCCCAGGAAGGCCGCCCCGCGCTGCATTTCACCCCCGACGCACTGGCGCAGATCGCCCGCCACGACTGGCCCGGCAATGTGCGTGAAATGGAAAACTGCATCAAGCGGGCGGTGATCATGGCCGACGGTCCGGCCATCACGGCCGAAGACCTGGGCCTTGGCCTGGGCCCCGTCGAGGACGAGCCCCTGAACCTGCGCCAGGTACGCGACGAAGCCGAATACGGCGCGATCGTCAAGGCGCTGGCCCGGGTCGACGGCAATATCCTGAAGGCTGCCGAACTGCTCGGCGTCAGCCGGCCCACCCTGTACGACCTGATGGACCGCCACGCGATCCGGCCCACGGTGGCTTCGGCCTGA